A single window of Candidatus Bathyanammoxibius amoris DNA harbors:
- a CDS encoding 3-isopropylmalate dehydratase small subunit yields MRGRCWKFGDNISTDHIIAGKFLNTSDPAVLAAHCMEDARTEFPTEARPGDIVVAGNNFGCGSSREHAPIALKGCGIGAVIASTFARIFFRNAINIGLTIIESNQAAGEAEDGDDIEIDMDNSKIINHTRSKSYKFQPFPQEIRDIIASGGLMEYVKKKMGKA; encoded by the coding sequence GTGCGTGGACGGTGTTGGAAATTTGGCGATAACATAAGCACCGACCATATCATAGCAGGCAAGTTCCTTAACACCTCGGACCCGGCAGTTCTGGCCGCTCACTGCATGGAAGACGCCCGCACTGAGTTCCCCACAGAGGCGCGGCCCGGTGACATAGTTGTGGCAGGTAACAACTTTGGCTGTGGCTCCTCTCGTGAGCACGCCCCCATTGCGCTGAAGGGCTGCGGGATAGGCGCCGTTATTGCGTCAACCTTTGCCCGTATATTTTTCCGAAACGCCATTAATATCGGACTCACAATCATAGAAAGCAACCAGGCCGCCGGTGAGGCAGAGGACGGGGACGATATAGAAATAGATATGGACAACAGCAAGATTATAAACCATACCCGCAGCAAGAGCTATAAGTTCCAGCCGTTCCCGCAGGAGATAAGAGACATAATCGCCTCGGGCGGCCTCATGGAGTATGTGAAAAAAAAGATGGGGAAGGCGTAG